CGTCGATTTAAACTCCGGTGATCTCTCTCGTTTTCGACTCTGCCGGGTTCTGTACGTTCTATTCTTCCCATATATTGATCTGATTTTGCGCTTCTTTTTGGATAAATTGCTGGAGTGGAATTCGAATGTTTGAATTTCTTGcgtttcctttctttttgaaGTTTAAGAAAGTCAATATGTTAGTTGATTCGAGCTTGCTGTGACTGGTATGCTTGTTTCCAGTTTAGCAATGGAGATAAAGTATATCTAAGATTTCGAATTTcgattttagttcattttcttTCCCCCCTATTTGCTTTGCGAACAAAACGACCACTTTCTTTTATGTTCGATCTTCCATCACTTCTTTGAAGTTAGAAGCTCTTTGGAAGTTTGAATTGCTTACTTCTTAGATGGTTATGTCACGTCTACAGGTGGTGGGTTATTGTGGTTTTGATTTTAGTGGCGTTTATGAGATTTATTGTTTGACTTTAGTTAAATTTATGAGTGCTATTACGTCGATGAGACCGATTGAGGCATCCTTCTGGTGTATATGGACGGATTACTGAATAATAATGCCAAGACTAAAATTTTAGTTACATCAATGATTCGGTTCTATGAGATTCTCGCTATCCTTTCCATTTCATTTGGTGGACTTAACTGTATGCGTTTTATTGTCACAGTTTTTGGCTTCCTAACTCCTGTCAGTTACCATAAAATCTATGGTTTCCAAATTCTTGAAGGCCATTCTCAGCTCTGTGGATTCTTATTTAAGCCTTAAATTCTTATGCTTTACGATTTTTTCCATTCTAGTTTACATTGCTGATTAAAAGACTCGAAATAGTAGCAATTAAGTGAATGTTTGCTTGGTGTTATTCCCCCTGTTTTCCTTAATTTTACCGTTGCTTTATGTATGGTCACTTTGACACACACACTCTCGAAGGTTTTCCTTCACTGTTATGTTTTATAATGTACACTATCGTTGGTAAAAGAATACATTATACATTTGTGAGAAATATTGCATACTCAATTTTGTTTTCTGATACTATTATGTGGACTGTTCTGATTATCGATCACTGGTGGTGGACAGGTGTCTTTGGTTGCTTGAGGGGTGGAAGCCTTCCAAGAAATAAATTTTGAGCTCCCCAGATGTGGTATAACTAATGTTATTGGCAGTAGAAGGAGGAGggttcttttcttcttcagcATCTGGGTATAGCAAGGGTTTGACCCTTCTCCTTTTGGGTCAAAAGGACGAAGATAAACCCATGAGAGTTTCTCCGTGGAATCATTACCAGTTGGTGGACCAAGAATCAGAATCTGACCTCCAGCTGGCTTCCACAAAGAACCACATTTCCCACGGCTGTGCCTCCTTTGTTTGCTTTGGTCGCACTTCCGCAGGGCTCGACAGTTCCCCTTCTCCTCTTAAAGTTGGCCCAACCTTACCACATGATTCTTTGCCTGGGCCTATAAGTACCGAAGAGAGGAAAGATGAATTTCCTAATGTGGAAGATGGTAATACTTTCAGAAATATAGCCCTTAAAAGTAGCTTGAAAAGGCCAAGTAATGGTATTTCAATTTCTCATCAGAATGCTCATGAAAGTGAAACAATAAGTAAAAAGGATGGTGATATACGTTGTCTTACTAATAGAAGGAAAGTTCAGTGGACTGATGCTTGTGGGAGTGAACTTGTAGAGATCAGGGAATTTGAGCCCAGGTATTGATGtttcatacattttttttctaaagcaCAAAAGTTATTTACGTCTGTTGATTTCCTTTATCATGCTCCTTCTCTGCGAGCCTCAAGCTCACAAAAGGGAACCCCACTGATGAAAAGGGCTCCAATCAAGTAGAAAAAGATCTAAAGAATAATTAGAAAACAACCTTGTTACTGATGCCTAAAGAGAAACGTAGATCCTAACAAGAGACCACACATCACTAGGGTATCTCCCAAACCCTCTAGAGGTCCTACCTTTCTCTCACCACACAAGTCCCACAACACAGACCTTTTCACACCACAAAAACTTCCCCTTCTCCAGAAACGATGGATGGAGAAGGGACTCCTCAATCACCTTTCAAAGAGTTCTGTGTGTAGCAAACTGAAAATCAAACATCTCAAAAAAAGAGATTCCAAACAATTCTATCAAAATCGCAACTTCAAAGAATATGATCAAGGTTTTCTTCATCCAATAAAGAATGTAACAAAATGACCCAATCAAAGTAGATATCTTTCTCAAAAGCTAATCTAAAGTGTTACATTGTCCATGGATGACTTGTCAATTGAGGAACTGAACCTTGTCCAGAATTCTCACCTTccacaaagaagaaaaaatagacTCGTTGATCAGTGAGAAATTCAATTAGCACTCAAAGAACAAGTATGGATTACAAGAAAAATCCTCACTAGGGTTGGATTCCAAAAATGAATATCCCTTCTCCTTAGTCTAAGAACAAACTCCCCGTTCAAAGATAAGAAAGCCAAGACGTCTGACCTTTCCCCAATATCTGCTGTTTCATTCCAATTACCTTTTTCACTTTGAACTGATTTTTGTTGTTCTTATGCTGACATTCTATGTTTGGAAGAGAATGTTCTTCTATGTGTCATAAAAGCTTTGACTCACTCATAATCTCGGGAGGCATTGAGGCCAGCTATGAATAtgtgaaaaattgaaattattcaaaGTTTTCCTGTTTTGGAGTGAACGATGAATCATGTATCATGCTCCAGCTCCGTGTATGGTGACTTTGAGAAATCTTCTCACTTCAGACTTCTTTAATACGTTGATCTCTTACTGAAATATTTGGAAGTCCTTGATTTATGTATTTTCTAAATGTAACTACTGTTGGAAATTTTGTCCGTTAAGGTCAGTCAATCATTTATAATACACAGACCTAATAATTACAATTAGAAACTTTCAATGGCCCTGGAAAAGATAAGGCCCTGGTTCatacaaaactcttttaaaGTTATTTGAAAAGGTATAAAACACTTTAAGGATGACTTTCTAGAAATATTCCACGACTTATCTCTAACAGAAATCATTGTTCCAGTGAACGAAGCCCTAATTGTTTAAATAAACCTGCCCAAGCAAAGTGCTGTACTGAAACATGTTAGCCTAGCTGCAGGAGTGAATGAATCTAGAGGCAGAATCAAGGTATTAGGTGGTAGGTGCTTCCTAATATTGTTTGTACTCGCCAGTTTGCCTTTGTTGTTGGAAGATACCTTTCTGACCTCATCCTTGTTGCCAAATTTGGTGGCTGATTATTGAAGATGTTGGAAGAGAAAATTAGTTTTCTCTAAGCTAATGTTAATTGATTGGGACTTTTCCAACAATATTCTTGCCTTAAAGATGTTGGGTCCAAATAGTTCTAAATTGTAGCAGTATTCTGGTATTAGTTTTGGCTGATGTCTTTTGGGAGGTTTTATAGTGGGTATCTAAGATGCATGGTCACAGATACAGCAACACCATTCAATTACCTGGACACCGACATGTTAGAGACGTGATGTATCTTAAAGCAAGATTTGATTGACTATAGTGAGGAAAAAGATGCCATATAGGAGAATagttaaaactttttaaaaggattttttttcttccttttttttttatttattattctttcCTGAAGTTGGgggggaaaagaagaagaagaaggtaaaAAGATGGGTCAGCGGCAACGTGGTAGCAGCCAGTAGCCGGTCCATGGACCATGATGGTTTTCTTTCTCCACTTAGTTTTTAGGGTTTATTGTTTTAAGGGTTTACGgttatttttatctttcttcttcttcttctttctattttttattttttgttttttgtttatttattacattttaTGTCAGGCTTAATGCAATTAGCCTATATTATCCTTTCCTTAGGTACCCAAAAATGGGGTCTGGGCCCTTTCCATTTTGAGAAGATTTGGTTAGAGCATCCTTCTTCCAAAGCCTATATTTCTTCTTGGTGGAATGTGCTGGTCCCTGGGATTTGGGAGGGATATCGTTTTGTGGGAAAGTTAAGATATCTAAAAGCGCTCTAAGGTCTTGGAACGGGGAGCTCTTTGGAGATATTAAAACTCAAACAAGAGATCATTAATAGAATCAATGACTCAATGTGATTGACTTGCAGGAGGTGCCCCTCTTGGATATTTCTCTGAAAGGAGAGGGATTCTCTGAAAGGAGAGTTCGTTGAGGTGATTAGACAAGAGTCTATCAGTTGGAGTCTAAAGGAAAAAGTTAAGTGGGCCAAGATAGGGCATTGCAGTACTTTATTTTTTTCAGTAGTTAGTGGCAAAGGAATAAGAACAGTATTGGCTCCCTGTTTTTGGCTAGTGGGGTTTTTTCATTAAGTGGGGAGGTTGAGGAGGAGGTTCTTCATAACAATAAGGAAGTTGAGAAATCTATTCAACCTCATCAAAGTCTTAAATCTGTCTCAGACCTCAAAATGCTTATATATAAGTTGCATATATTTAAATCTATGACTGCTGGTGGTATAAGCACAAgctaacttaaatatttataGAAGAAATGTAGAATTGTAGGGTTGGCACCCTCACATGCTCTACCTTTGTATGCCATCTTGGAGGTAACTTAGAGGCCACTTCTGGCTGGAATCCTGTTGGGAAAAATTTTGAAGATGAACAAATGAAATTACGACGTTTCAAGAGGCAATGAGTtaacccttgttcaatgagttCTAtctatcatttgatttttagataagaACATTTCATTGATTTTTAGATAAGAAACATTTCAtcgaataaataaaataaagggaGACCCCAAGCACCTAAAGGTGATTACAACGAGATTTCCAATTGGAAACTAAATAAGGACTAAAGTTCTTAAAAGGGTGCTTCGTTTTTGCACCAATAAAAAGCAGTAGACAGAACCAAATCAATAAATGATTTTTAAGAGTATCTAAAGAGATGCTTATTACCCTCATCCTATAAAGTTTAGAAGAAAGCTCAAAGAATGGCCAACCAAACCCTTTTCTTTGTGCCAATAAAAGGGTGTCCCACTCCCACCAAAAGAGAAGCAAGGATGtcaaatatattattagaaCAGGCAAAGAAGCATCTAAATGGACACACACGTGCGCGTGCACACAATTGCCTCACTTATAGCCTCATCTCACAAGTCACACAACTTATTTTTATACCATAGGAAAATttaaggttaattaattaaaaatttatatatttaaaaaattagtttgttGTATTTTGCTCTCAAaatgtattatttttttgttatatatgtGTCTACTTAGTATACCAAGTATTTGATACATGTCTAACAAATGTTTGATCTACTTTTACTTTCACTTTGTATAACTAGTGTCTAACACATGTATGATGCTAATAAGTTTCTGATAAGTTTCCAACAAGTGTTGGAGTATTCAAGTATTGGACACAGAAATGCTAGCCAAAGTAAACTATCCATAAAGTTGACAGGTATCATATTCACCATACATGAGTAAGAACAAATATAGTGAGCTACAAGCTTGAGTACCAAATATTAGGTCAATTCCGAGAGGGCCAGCTTCTTTCCTACTGTTTCCCAATTAGATTCAGAATTTTGTTAAATgctaaacaaaaaaattaattactgCAGTAGTTTTGTATGCCTACTTTAGGAACTAAAAAACAGATCTCGGAGTTAGGATCAAAATAGAACCTCCGGAagtataaaaagactaaaatgttGAGACCTGTTGCTTCTTCAAAGATGACTGTTGAAAAGATCTTTTATGCTTCTATAATCTTTGTTTGATAAAAGCAAGCGTCATTGGCATTAGCAAAAAGGTGACTAATACAAATGAAGGCATTCCTGGAAGAAAACTtggaaatatgaaaattttggcTGTAACGATTTGAATGGTAAAGCTGATTTTTCTTGGGACTGTGTCCTGGTGGCTGAAACGTGACCAAAAGAATTCAAAAGGGATTTCTGTTAGGTATCTTCCTCTCCTGCAAACAGAAAAAGCCAACAAGTTGTAGAAAATAGGGGAATAGCAACCTCCCCGTGATATTTCTattccaaaatgaaaaatagagagTTCCACAACAATGAGAAAAGATCCAAAGAAcaagaataaaaatagaaataagaaAACGATGAATGACTCAGTACATTCGAGAGAGCTGGAAATCCCCCACAGCCTCAACTTTCTTCAAAACTTCCACATCTTATTCTCTTCCAAAAACCCCTACATAAACCCTATGGCTGATCCCCACACTACATAACAAGGATAGTCGTCCCTTTCCCATCTGTCCTTGTGCATTGCctaattcactccttcttccATAAGTATGGATAGTTGGCGCTCTCACAATTTCTTAgtacatatttattttttgtccTTCAGCTGGAATTTTTGGCATTGATTATTACAACAGTTTCAATTTCAATATTTGATTAAGTGGCTAAAGATAGTGTTGCTATTATGAGGTCAAAAGATAATTTAGGTCAGTGCTTTAAAGGCCTTGTAGAATTTGGATGCAAATAAACTATCAAAACTTCAATAGGGAGAAAGGAGATTGGGAAGGAAGTATTCGAGTTGgctaagttttatttttttttggagtaAACAAACACTTGAGAGACTCATGCTCAAAAGTcgaaaagaaggggaaaaaaactatAATGGGGAGACAAAAGCATAAGAAAATgacaaaacataaaacataatatgAATAATAAAACACAAAGCTGAGATCCAAAACAAAATCCCTTTCTGATTATACTCCTGATATTAATTCCAATAGGACGGCATCTTTACGAGTTTGTATTGGTCtagaattttgttatttatattgtgTTTTAGTACCTTTTAGAATTAATGTAGTTATAGTTAGCAGTCCAAAAAAAAGTCTTTTAGCACTAATGAAATTGTGTCTTGTTTGTATCATTACTTTGGAACTCagaatctttctttctttgataTTACTATATTATGAAGTTCACTATATTGTGTTTAGCACTAAAATGCTTTTCCTTTtcagaaataaatatatacacatacatgtGTACACATCAGTTTTGAAGTTATATAAAACCGTACTGTAGGACGCCAATTAACCAAATAGATCAACTTGACTTAGTTTCTAttagttttgtcattttttcttcATACGGCTTGCATTTAAGGTCATGGAGATGTCCAATTGGTGGGTTACATTAATCGATTAAGAATATGATGTTCTATCTCTTACAACGCCCATTTTCTTTCACCACAAACACTTATTCCCATTAAGATCCATGTGCTTAACTTTTTAAAGCACATATATCTCTCAGACGAGTCTTCATTTTACATCCATCTTTTACCAATCTCTCTGTGAACTCTCTCACTATCTAGCCTCTGCATGGTGATGCACACTTCCTCTCAAGTCGCATATAAccccttatatatatatatatatttcttctcTCACTAGCCTCTCCCCCTACAAACTCAccctttttttcaaatttaaatgtttttatttaagTTATTTGCTAATTCTTGAAGTATATTTGTTTTCATGATTCATTTATAACATAAATGATTCATGAATTCCTACGATCCTCCCCACTCTCcacccatttttttttaagaaacaattttgttaatttatttttttatgaaaagatACAATGTTATTGATATGTGTAATTACAAAGATGAGTGAAAGAAGCTGGAATTCAAAGGACTTCTCCAGTAGACAAAAGtgaaataaaattatatgaatgatGAACAAGGAAAGATAATTTACAAGAAGTGAGAGCTAAATAAGTAATGTTGTTAAATAGTCTATCTTAAGATTGCTTCTTGCTCGTGTATTGCCTTTGGTTCCTATTTTGTTAAGAAAGAAACacttgaaatatttgaatgatttaattgtaaatacattttttgatctaagaatatatataaagtgagagtatttcttcataaaaacCAATGCTTGTTTTGTGGTATAGAAGTCATCTAAACAGTGTACCATTGCATTGCTCCTCACTCTTAAACGCCAAGGAATATTAATTcgttaattttctttattgaagtttagaaattaaatcATTTCAATAGTAGAAAAAGAAACTTGAAGCATATCTTAACTTTAAAGTGATTGTGCTCATTCACATTtacttttatattatacataTGTTTAT
This genomic window from Benincasa hispida cultivar B227 chromosome 4, ASM972705v1, whole genome shotgun sequence contains:
- the LOC120075392 gene encoding uncharacterized protein LOC120075392, which gives rise to MLLAVEGGGFFSSSASGYSKGLTLLLLGQKDEDKPMRVSPWNHYQLVDQESESDLQLASTKNHISHGCASFVCFGRTSAGLDSSPSPLKVGPTLPHDSLPGPISTEERKDEFPNVEDGNTFRNIALKSSLKRPSNGISISHQNAHESETISKKDGDIRCLTNRRKVQWTDACGSELVEIREFEPSEADLSDDEFENGNKRSCSCAIM